The sequence CAAATGTATCCCTCTCCAGGCTGGGAGCATTAAATCAGGCAAGTAAAAATCACTGCAGCAGGGTTGGAATACATGAATGCAGCCATATTCAACATTATCTGCAAGAGGGAAATCTGCAGTGGGTTTCCTGACTTCTCTGCCATGTACCCACTACATCGGTTGACTACATTTTCAGGGCAGGTTCACTCTAAATGACTGCTGGTCCTAGACAATACAACTAGGGATGTGTGTGACGTTCTGCCAACATGCAGAacacaaagaaatatatatccGGAGAGCATTCCTATGAGAATGGTTTGGTCGGGCGGTTGGTGACCCTATGTAGGTCTCCACTTGGTCTTTGGTACTCCATGTGCACAAAGGTCTGATGTACGCAGGAAAACCTCTAGCTGGGATACTGAGATGTTCTTCAACTGCAACGCTTGCCCTTGTTCTAGGAGGAACCAGGTTGTCCATCAAGGAAACTGAGAGTTTTTCCAGTTACTAAAGACAAGTAAAAGTTGGTTACTTTCCATTTCAGGCAGTGGCCATAACGTCACTGTCTGTCAACAAGCAAGAgtggaaattattttgtttttcttttatttgtttcctCTGCTTTGGTTTGTGTCTTCACTTTTTTGTCTTGCGTAAGTCTTCAATGTTCCAGACACTTACTACCCCAAAACCACATCATGTGTTGGATACATACTAATCTTTCTCTGTCCTTCATAAcacctttttgtattatttttataagatTGTAGCATTCCTTCAATGAGATTTTTCACTTATCCTCGGGGAGGAATTTGTAACTCAGCTTGGATGTGATTGTTAGCGGCTTCTTCAGTTCAAACAACGTTCTATTGGAATGAGTTCTGGACACTGTGATGATCAGTCAATAGAATCGATTTTTCAGCTCACTCTTTCTTTGTTGACTTGTAGGCACGCTTTTGATCACTGTCATTTTGGATTGTTCATTATAAACTAAGCAGTCCGGTACACAATTTGTGGAGCAAGTGCCCTGATGCATGCTTTAATAAATTGATCTCTCTTTGTTCACAAGGGCACCAGGtccagaagataaaaaaaacaacaacataatATTGCCAATATCTTGCCAAGGACGTAATGCTCTTGGCAGAATGTTCCTTATACTttacacacaaaacaataacAAGGACACGATTTAACGTCaatctttatttaatttcacGATAAAGTCACATTTCTGACAAATTCTTAAGATTCCTTCAACCCTTTATATTCCTTCTAACGATTTTCACCCCTCTGGCACCCATAAGCCcaaatacatttctatttctttacattatattaaatagtaaatattaaattatttaaattccaaaaacaagcaaaaaaactaCATCTATATtgtagacagacagacagacagatagatctGTCAGGGATAAAGTTTTACAAGCACAGAGTATGTTAGAACAAgttctatacatatacagtgaATATGGCAGAACAGAGCCGTGTATATATACTGCAAACTTGTATATAAAAACTGAACAACTAGTGATAAACACTATGGAGACGGAGATCTTTCTGTACGCTGAACACTGTCTGCCAGCATAGAGAACTATAGGGGCACGGGTAATATGTTTGGACAAAGCTCCTTATACACAACATGAATATGTCATGATAGATCGCCTTGCACGTATTGAATATGCCGGGATAGGGTTCTTTATATACACTGAATATGTCAATGTCAATCCCTGTCTATGCCAAGTGATATTGTCAGGACACATCTCTTTATATCCACTGTGGGGATTTTCTTATATCGAGCTCATAGGTCCAATACAATAATGCATTAGTCCCGTACTCACATGTTGGGTAGATATAAATCGTGATGCTTTAAAGGTGTTACAGTTGCAGTATAGACTCCACTAATGCCccatatataaatttattatattatatttttagctCCTGCGACATCTTTGTGGATCCCCTCATCGCCAATGGTCGAGCTAATCTTTGGAGAGACATTTGGTAAAATGAATATAACGGCAACTGTATTGGAAATAAAGGAAGAGAACTGGGTTGCGTGTGTTTTTAATGAGTGGGGATTTGCATAGCATTGCAAGTAGAATAATTGCCGCTTTAGGATGTAATGATGGCGTTTCCCGACCAAGCAGGCCAGCAGCTGCTTAATAACAAAACGTCCTGTTGTGTTGCATTATATCAGTTGTCAATAGCCTCCACCCTCCCGCATACGCATTAGCATATTGCGCTATAATAAGCTAAATTAGGGTTATGGCAGGGCTGGTAATTATTATGGAATGCAAACAGCCTGATAAGGGAAGTTTCCTTCGTAAAGATTGCATTCTCTATTAGCAGGACATGCCTATTAGGTTACATTAGTGCTTCAGAGGCGTTAATAACCAATCCTCACGCTAGAcggaaaacacaaaaattctcCCATTAACCTCTCTGCCGCCCTCCATAGCTGGATTGATTGGCAGCCAAAGGGTGTTCTCCTGATTCGGTTTTGCTTGGCACTCAGCGGCGTATCAAGCTATTGAGTGTTCTGGAACTTGTGTGTTGGCATTGAAACGGTTAAGACAATTGTAGAGAAGAGTGGCAGCTACAAGATGCACGAAGATATTCTGAAAAAAGAATGCGAAAGGTAGAAAAAGTtatgaaaaggaaataaatgtttgtaaagGGAACCATGGGACGTAGCTCAACATATAGAGAGGTAAAATATGCTCTAGTGGGAGGCAAACTTAAAAATGCTGAAGTGGAGCATTGAGGCTAAAAAGGTCGGCTGAACCATTGAGGATAGGAAGGAAGAAAAGTCTACAAGTAGCAGCTGAAGTCGTAGTCTCATTGCTAGACACGCACGTAGAACATATAGATCCATACATGTAGAGCACATGGTGCTAGGTCATTCTCATAGCTCTTGTGTCTGCACCCAAGTGTAATTGGGGCATCTTGAATGCCTTCGTCTTTGCCCCTGTTCCATTATATTAATCGTCAAGTCTTAATCTTATATTAGCACATGCTTTGAAAGAACTCAAACGTTCTCTGCTATTTTGAGTTGCAAGCTTTACAAAAGGGATCGGTTTTACTTTCAAAGCATGTTCTGTGTTCAAGGAATTTCAACCATACTTAggttaaaatttcattttttctctgtACATTaggtaataaaaacacattttgaagaCTAGGTTGCTTGGGACCCACTAACCTGAGTGAGAAGTATCCCATTCTCTTCTCTATTTCCATATGCCCTGCAGGCGTAAAGCAATTTGAAATGATCAAGGGTATCTTTCTCCATGTTGGATCAGTTAGATCTTCAAaaggaattatatattttatggtagAGTATGTTCCCAGACCTGACATTAAGAAACACCCTAGTTTCTCCTTTTGATACAACATAAGGATGCCTTGGGCATTAATGATAATCAAATTGGAGTCTGTATCAAtctataaaacacacatttcattgttttatcTTGTTGTGTATTATTTCCCCTTGTACATACTTATAACATGTGTTGTTGAGCCAAGAGAACTTACAGAAGACAAGAGACACGCTTAATTTCAAGAAAATCAACAGCATAAAGCAAAATAATCATTTCATTCATATCAGAAAGACATATTGGCCTGGGTCGTGCCAAGCTCTGCAGTTCTGTTAATTAGAGACAGATGAATCAGAAGGTGCTGCTAGAAAGCGGTGGGAGAAATTGTGGAGTTTATGGTTGCTCTCAGGCCCTTGGACTGGGGAATTGGCTGGAAGAAGTCTGAGCTCCATCATGCAGAAGTAGTAAAAACTGGACAGAAAGTGAACAGATGGGAGGAAAACTCCAGCACATTGAGCGCTGGCTTCAGTTGTACGGAACGCAGAGAGTGAATACAGAGCTGCAAGGCACTTTTCTAGCCATctgttactaataataaataaatgataagatGCCAAGTCTGGCTGATCTGATCGTTAGCTGAAACCTTGCTCAACAGCAGCTTCATCCATGAACCTACAGTTGGTGGCATTGCCCAAGGAGAATACAGAATTGGGCCAGGCGTAGTATCTGAGGAACATCAACCTGTGGCTGTCAAGCTGTCGACAGACTATAACATCTATTACTCTGGACTAGAAGAACAGTAGGTTGCTCAGATGCAGGCAGTCAGCTTGACGTTGTAAATGATTCAATAGCCTACTGATCTCTGGCTACCGTCAAATGACTCATTTGATCCAAGGGATTCATTGAGCTCCTTCATAAGAAAGAGGAAGGCAAAGTGAAAAAGGAATCCCTTTGTAAGAGGACATGGTTCTTCTGACTAAATGTCTGTCTATAGCCtagtatgtttttcttttcttttataaaattgTGTTGCCATTTCTtgaattatatgtatatgagaATGAACAGTATTTGATAAAGATGCCACCTACTTTTTACAGTTAATCTAAAATCTTTTACCTATGGGCATTATGCGtggccaggggcgggctgggccaattgccccccaggccgcccgaaatctaatctaaacggccgctgggtgctgatgccgccggctggtgctactttaatactttttttttaatttaatatggcaagccggatcggcatattaaataaattaaaaaaaaggattaaagtagctccggtcGGTGACATCAGCAcccatcggccgtttagatcagttttccagcagtctgatggccgcatagtaatgggagcagcgtgaggggtgaaaggtgaatgcaagggggcggagccacttcacgtgacttgccccccaggccttaccctgccagccctcccctgtgcgTGGCACATAAGGGGTAAAGGGCAGCGGGTGGGATTGACAGATACAGAGGTGGGATTTATATTATtccacattttattacattctgTTCCCTGttgcaaaatgtttatttcaatatttctatCTGAAGGGATAGTGCCAGATGTCCAGTGGGTCCTTTTTTTCTGCAGGCACTTTATTTAGATGGACTCATTTCTTTAATATGACATCTCCATCTCTACATTTAGTCCTGATAGAACTAAAAGGTTATTAAGAAGTATCTCTTTCAAAGGAAGCGGTGGTTACATGTTACATTTATAATCAGCTACAATGTAGGCAGGTtactatttgaaaaaaaactgcctTCTTTCACTGTGAAAACTGCTGTGCTTTAGACTCATAGCATGAACTCATAACAGCACCCCTTTATTTCTCAACAATGCCAAGATTCCAAGAGCAGGTGGAAACGTCATTTGAAGGCAGTCTGCTGTTTACTGGTGTAGCAAACACTACCTTTGACAGTTGGTGGACAAACGTTGATGCATTTCTTTGCATAGACTGGATATACAACAATATAATTTGAGAGAATAGAATTCTCACCCTAGTCTGGCAGCTTTgctgcccataaacacaaagATCGATGAAGACACGAGGTGGCAAGACCAGAGCTCATCCATACAGATCTGGAGCAGGACCTGCAGGTGTTTCAGCAAATAAGATGAAGAAAAAGGCCTCCCATAAAAACCATCTGAGCAACGTGGGACCGAGTAAACCTGTTCCACAGCCTCAAACAAATATTGTTGGCCATACAATACAACATGGATGGAAAGAAGACAGCGGGCTGATAACTCAGTGCAACGGAACTGTTTTGGATCAAGTGTTGGTGTGCCCCTCACTATATCTTATCAAATATGATGGCTCTGATAACATCTATGGAGTAGAACTatataaagatgaaagagtgtTAGATCTCAAAGTGCTTCCAGAGAGAGTTGCCCCTATCCAAATCAGCAATGACATCTTGGCAGATTCCATGGTTGGTAAAGCAGTGGGACATGAGTTTGAAACAGAAGATGGCTCCAAGTATGAGCGTCTAGGAATCGTTTTGGCACGAGCTCCCGTTATGAATTCATGGTTTTTCATATCCTATGAAAATTACCCTTTCTTATACATGTACCAACTTGGAGACGACTACCAGCAGGGAGGTCTCCGCATCATACCAGACTGCCCTGCGGCTGATCGTGAGCTTGGAGAAGTTGTGGAAAGCCTAGTAGGGACTCAACTGGATTTTTTTGGAGAAGATGGCTCGAAAAAGATTGGCATGGTAATTCAACAAGTGGAAGCCAAGCCCTCTGTTTGTTTCATAAAATTTGATGGTGATCTTCAAATTTATGTCTATAATCTGCTGAAGACAAAGACATCCTAGATATGGCTGATAGGGGTGACAGCAAGCAATGGAGAAGCTTTTAAAGACCAGCTTTGTATATTTGAAAACCTTTGATTAAAAATTCAAATAACTTTACAGAGTATCTGTCACTTTCTTTATTCCTTCAGTTTAGAGCCCAGCACaccaaatatatcaatataacaGTGTTTTTAGGtttaaataaacatgaaataCTCATGAAAAAAACAGGTGCTGGAGAGGTGGGGGGGGCTGGGCATGTGGGCATTTGCCTCTGAGGCTGGTCCAAAATTCTTTACAAAGGGCCAACCTGGACCTGCCCACTCAGGGTGTTGGGAGTGCAGCAGGTTTGTGACTGCTGAAAAGGAAAGTAAGGGAGGGAGTGAGGTGTGTCAAAAGTGTAATGTGTGATAGGACTGAGGTGTGAAAGGAGTACCAGTGATAAGAGGTATAATGGAAGACTGAGGATGTTTTAttgagagtgtgtatgtgtaacttTGTAAGAGAGTATGAGTGAGTGTCTGTTTTGGTGAGTAAGTGTGTCCTGGTTCATATATTAGTCACCAGGATTGGTGAGAGCAAGGGTCTGCAGcaccacttggctttacctgccccctggGGCTAGAAGGTGCCAGCTGTCTTCCCTTTCACAGTCAAAGGGCCAATATCTTCAAACTATTACTGACTACATCTCCTGCCATTGCTGCCACAAGCCATGTTATCCCATGGACGACACCTGTAGCCATATCTCTGTGTCAAACCACAACCCAGGGCTATCACCAAAAATGTTCAGGCCCAAGATGAATTTAAAGTGTAAGTCGCCATCTCATCACAAGCAATCATATTACTGTAAGTTTGCTTACATATTCTATGTTCCCATGTTATCCCGAGCTTTATACATAgcctaaattattttatttttgggggatatttttggatatttaCAGCCCCTGTGACTGACCCCTTATCAACAGGCTGCAAAAGTGGCTGGTTTAACCCCATCACGTCTAGGCAAggactaataaataaatacatattacaaaTCATGATCctccagattgtaagctcttgggagcAGGGCtgtttacctaatgtatctgttCATCTTAATAAGTTAATTCTGGTTTTGTCAGactctttgaatgtatggactgtaagaagcaatgcaagaataataataataataataataataagtaagtGGCTATAGAGGGAGAGAGTCATTACAATTAGTTGGTTCCAAGCACACCAATACATCTTTTATGGGGTTTACACCAAATAAATAACATCTCTTTATGCATTTCTGTTTCTGATCTAATGAAAAATGTAACCaatcatttgtttgttttgactGTCAATTCAAACCATtcatagataaaatatatatatatttatattattccacattttattacattttgtttccctgttgcagaatgtttatttcaatatttctatTTGAAGGGAGAGTGCCATATGTCCAGTGGGTCCTTTTTTTCTGCAGGCACTTTATTTAGATGGACTCATTTCTTTAATATGACATCTCCATCTCTACATTTAGTCCTGATAGAACTAAAAGGTTATTAAGAAGTATCTCTTTCAAAGGAAGATGGGGGTTACATGTTACATTTATAATCAGTTACAATGTAGGCAGGTtactatttgaaaaaaaaactgccttcTTTCACTGTGAAAACTGCTGTGCTTTAGACTCATAGCATGAACTCATAACAGCACCCCTTTATTTCTCAACAATGCCAAGATTCCAAGAGCAGGTGGAAACGTCATTTGAAGGCAGTCTGCTGTTTACTGGTGTAGCAAACACTACCTTTGACAGTTGGTGGACAAACGTTGATGCATTTCTTTGCATAGACTGGATATACAACAGTATCATTTGAGAGAATAGAATTCTCACCCTAGTCTGGCAGCTTTGCTGCCCATAAACTCAAAGATCGATGAAGACACGAGGTGGCAAGACCAGAGCTCATCCATACAGATCTGGAGCAGGACCTGCAGGTGTTTCAGCAAATAAGATGAAGAAAAAGGCCTCCCATAAAAACCATCTGAGCAACGTGGGACCGAGTAAACCTGTTCCACAGCCTCAAACAAATATTGTTGGCCATACAATACAACATGGATGGAAAGAAGACAGCGGGCTGATAACTCAGTGCAACGGAACTGTTTTGGATCAAGTGTTGGTGTGCCCCTCACTATATCTTATAAAATATGATGGCTCTGATAACATCTATGGAGTAGAACTatataaagatgaaagagtgtTAGATCTCAAAGTGCTTCCAGAGAGAGTTGCCCCTATCCAAATCAGCAATGACATCTTGGCAGATTCCATGGTTGGTAAAGCAGTGGGACATGTGTTTGAAACAGAAGATGGCTCCAAGTATGAGCGTCTAGGAATCGTTTTGGCACGAGCTCCCGTTATGAATTCATGGTTTTTCATATCCTATGAAAATTACCCTTTCTTATACATGTACCAACTTGGAGACGACTACCAGCAGGGAGGTCTCCGCATCATACCAGACTGCCCTGCGGCTGATCGTGAGCTTGGAGAAGTTGTGGAAAGCCTAGTAGGAACTCAACTGGATTTTTTTGGAGAAGATGGCTCGAAAAAGATTGGCATGGTAATTCAACAAGTGGAAGCCAAGCCCTCTGTTTGTTTCATAAAATTTGATGGTGATCTTCAAATTTATGTCTATAATCTGCTGAAGACAAAGACCTCTTAGATATGGTTGATAGGGGTGACAGCAAGCAATGGAGAAGCTTTTAAAGACCATCTTTGTATATTTGATTAAAAATTCAAATAACTTTACAGAGTATCTGTCACTTTCTTTATTCCTTCAGTTTAGAGCCCACTCAGGGTGTTGGGAGTGCAGAGGGTTTGTTAATATTAAGTTAATTCTGGTTTTGTCAGactctttgaatgtatggactgtaagaagcaatgcaagaataataatattaataataagtaaGTGGCTATAGAGGGAGAGAGTCATTAAAATAAGTTGGTTCCAAGCACACCAATACACCTTTTATGGGGTTTACACCAAATAAATAACATCTCTTTATGCATTTCTGCTTCTGATCTAATGAAAAATTTAACCaataatttgtttgttttgactGTCAATTCAAAGCATtcatagataaaatatatatatttttatattattccatATTTTCCCTGatgcaaaatgtttattttaatattttaaattccaCCGGATCCCTTCTATTTGAAGGGATAGTGccatatgataaaatatataaaatatataaagggcAGCGGGTGGGACTGACAGATACACCAGTGGGAGTTATAGCTATGTTGGCACTCATATTCTTAATGAGATGGGGAAGATTCTAACATTGTGGACTATGCTATATATATCAGTCCAAACCAGCCTTGGAAATGCCTATGTGAATCTCTATTTAATGAGAGCATTTAATAATGGAAATATAAAGATTTGACCCATATTTTTCTTAAGTTTAGCATGTTTTAGGTGTacactaataaaataaagacaGGTTATTATCAGGATGCATGTCTGACTTGCTGTCTCTCCAGGTAGCAAGTTAGGTCTTCAGtgggttcctgcattttgggcTGTATTGGGTGGAGATGACAGCCTTCCATGTCAGTAAGTAACACAGGAATGGCCATTAGTTCTGACCTCATGGGGCACCTGCTGTTAGCCATCAGTGTGGGAGACGCAGTATGGTACTTAACTGGTATTTCAAGTTAAGTGGCTTTTTACTAATGTTGTCTATACGTGCATAAGTAAGTTGCTTGAAGTGGACCTGTCATCAAAATCCAATGTCATCCATCGTTAGTGGATATTGAAGGACGAAGCTTGATTGAcactaatattaaagaattaaGAGCCAGATCACTTCTCTGCTGTTCTGCAAAACAAGAACTGTATCTGTGTTGGTACATAAATAGGCAGCGCATCAAGGACAATGAATATCATAAAGTGGCGTAAAAACATGACTAAGCCTAGCGTATATATTAATCAATAGATCATCGGTACCTGTCCTCTGCCATGATTCTACTTGCTGACACCCACCACCTTTACCAGTCCTGACCCTCCTCTTGACTTCTGCTTTGCTCCTGTCTACCAGTGGATGCAACCTTCTTGTTTACTGGTTCTTTACCCTTTTCTAGTCTTCTGACTTCTTTCCTGTCTTGTTGCTGGACTGACATTGCCCTATTACCCGCTTGTGCTcgctttatcattttttttggcATATAGGGTCAGAGGTATTATGGAAAGAGTACATTCCTGCATCTGGGTTCCACCATATAAGCAAACTGATCGCATTTCAATCTTTGTCCCAACCAATGCCGTTACAATGTTTCCAATAGTGTAATGTTCCCGGCTAAAAATTGAGACACTAGTCAAGACATTTGGTCAGACAGACAATAAGCTGCACAACATAATGACACGTCTAGTCTATTTTTCACATGGGAGTTCTGCAGTTGAGATTTCTGCAGTTGAAGCGTCATCTTCAACCTTTTTGGTGCTTTTCAAAATGGCTGGTCTGAAAAAGAATGGGACGATAACTATAACCGCAGGCTTTGTCTGACCAAGGTCCATGTTTGTAGATACTTAAGAGACACAGAATCCCTGCTTCCTCCAGCAAGACCATCAGGCCTCACCACCAGTATACAGAAATAAGGATTTTAGTTAACGGAGGGGGAGAAATGTAGCTTTAGCGAGTGGATATTTAAATTCCATTGCTTGGTTTCCTTTACTCACtggaagaattaaaaataaaatacaaaccgACACATAGAAGCTCAGAATTCATAGGCAGGCATAAGAAAGTTGCGTAAACAATGTACAGAATGTATATGTTTTCTTGTGCCAGCTACACAATCTATGTAATTTTAGGTCACGGTATAAGAGAATAAAGGAAAACTGTTGTTTGCTGAGCGACTGCAGTGAATGTTTCTAAAATCCCTGTGCGTTTTCATAGCACATCCTAACAATAAAGCCATTCACATACAGACCGTTCAGATCATTCAGCAATAgatgtttttctcttttaaccccttaatgacaaaatgcattgttttcaatgggcccATTGTCCTCAAGGGATTAAATTAATTCAGTTGGTTACCTGCTGATGGGTAGATAATTATTTCACTGTCTGGCACAACCAAGAAATTATTTCTAACGTTTTAAGTTTATGTTGAATTCATTAGCCATCAGTTAATACTTCTTGGGAGGACCCCGTTTGTTGTCCCTAAAAACTGCGGCCCAGGCACATCACTGAGAGGCGTAAGGAGCACATAAAATCCTAACAGCTCATACCCATGCtggtaaaaataacaaaaaaataataataaatacataaaaattcaTGCAAAAATATAGCCCAAAACAGTCAGATAACACTTGCCGCATAAGTCAGGACCCTGTTTATTAAGTTAGCTGGCAGCTGACCAACAAGATTGCCAGAAACTCCTGCTCTTTGATCAATTCAAACaacaaataatgatttaaataattttagggGTAGGAAAATTATGGTTttaaatgtgattatttttcataatataatCTGTGCTagaatttgaaaataaaatccttttttgCCCTCAAAAGAAAACTGGAGAGAATATGCAAATCTGAGTAAAACAGAACCCTTCTGCTGGACATATTATGAACCTAGAATAGGAATCGTGTCCGTGCTGCCTCATTTTATCTTTCTTTGATGAATTTCTGTCTTGATATTTGAGATTCAGAGAATAAGATGAAACATGCCATTGATGATGTCTGCATTTTTTTACTGTTATGAGGACTTGTaatgaattttttaaaaaaaaaatccttccagGGCTTGGGATCTGCAAGTTTATTATTACGATGAATGTGAGATATTTTGGACCAGACACACGGGGGTTACTGGAAAGCGGATCATTCTGGGCTCAGATAAACAGCTCCGAGCAAGAGGAGcagaaaataaacacatgtaaagtaaaacaaatgaggtggaaaaaaagcaaaataaaaaaaaactggcaaaATAGTAAGCTATTTATTTATCCGCTCATtcctgtttgttttgaagcttCTTAGAAATGATTGCATTTGTAAATAACATAAACCATGTGACCAACTGACCACAAAAGGTCTACCAGCAGCCTAACAGGTCTCTTGCCTGTGATGTAAACTTTATGGAGACATGGAAATGCGATTTCCATTATGTTTGGAGATGGACAAGATCTCCAAGCTTCATTTATGATCATACCAGGACCTATGGACCCTGCAAACTATCTTTAACCCAAACTTTGAAATATAGCGATAAATCATTTCAGCCATAAGATCTAGCGCTCCTGCGATCATTGATAAACGTGTTCTCCATCTAATGCTGTCTGTCTCTTTTAGTTCATGTTCTTCCTCAAATCCAACCTAAATTTTTGGCACACTCCCTTCACTACAGATTGTGATTAGTCACAACCAGATCCGCAAACCAGACGATAATTATCCACCCCTCATCCAGACTCCACTTCCTGCCAAATGCTCATTCTTTCCTTCACAAAGAGATGACCAGTGACCCTACGCTGAGGAATGGGACAGAGAAATACTATAT is a genomic window of Spea bombifrons isolate aSpeBom1 chromosome 6, aSpeBom1.2.pri, whole genome shotgun sequence containing:
- the LOC128500481 gene encoding spindlin-1-like, whose amino-acid sequence is MKTRGGKTRAHPYRSGAGPAGVSANKMKKKASHKNHLSNVGPSKPVPQPQTNIVGHTIQHGWKEDSGLITQCNGTVLDQVLVCPSLYLIKYDGSDNIYGVELYKDERVLDLKVLPERVAPIQISNDILADSMVGKAVGHEFETEDGSKYERLGIVLARAPVMNSWFFISYENYPFLYMYQLGDDYQQGGLRIIPDCPAADRELGEVVESLVGTQLDFFGEDGSKKIGMVIQQVEAKPSVCFIKFDGDLQIYVYNLLKTKTS
- the LOC128500483 gene encoding spindlin-1-like; translated protein: MKTRGGKTRAHPYRSGAGPAGVSANKMKKKASHKNHLSNVGPSKPVPQPQTNIVGHTIQHGWKEDSGLITQCNGTVLDQVLVCPSLYLIKYDGSDNIYGVELYKDERVLDLKVLPERVAPIQISNDILADSMVGKAVGHVFETEDGSKYERLGIVLARAPVMNSWFFISYENYPFLYMYQLGDDYQQGGLRIIPDCPAADRELGEVVESLVGTQLDFFGEDGSKKIGMVIQQVEAKPSVCFIKFDGDLQIYVYNLLKTKTS